One genomic segment of Vibrio sp. SCSIO 43136 includes these proteins:
- a CDS encoding cytochrome c — protein sequence MKKLLVSAMTVLACFSGTAMAGDVAAGKAKAGVCAACHGPAGIAMIDGYPNLAGQNEKYLVESMKAYKNKQRNGGLAVVMQAQAAALSDQDIENLAAYFASLK from the coding sequence ATGAAGAAGCTATTAGTGAGTGCAATGACGGTGTTAGCGTGTTTTAGTGGTACAGCCATGGCGGGTGATGTTGCCGCTGGCAAGGCAAAAGCAGGTGTGTGTGCGGCGTGTCATGGCCCTGCGGGTATCGCCATGATAGACGGGTACCCGAACCTTGCTGGTCAAAATGAAAAATACCTTGTCGAGTCAATGAAAGCGTACAAGAACAAGCAGCGCAATGGAGGCTTAGCTGTCGTGATGCAAGCGCAAGCCGCAGCATTGAGCGATCAAGACATCGAAAACCTTGCGGCTTACTTTGCTAGCCTTAAGTAA
- the lpxB gene encoding lipid-A-disaccharide synthase: protein MALKIGIVVGELSGDTLGEGFMKAIQQRYPDAEFVGIGGPKMKALGCKSLFDMEELAVMGLVEVLGRLPRLLKVKAELVKHFKADPPDVFIGIDAPDFNLRLEKTLKDAGIKTVHYVSPSVWAWRPKRIFKIDAATDLVLAFLPFEKAFYDKYQVACEFVGHTLADAIPMISDKMVARQMLALEPNKHWLAVLPGSRGGEVGLISQPFIETCRQLKAKHPDVGFVVAAVNSKRREQFEQIWQQMAPELEFTIVEDTARQVITASDAVLLASGTVSLECMLIKRPMVIGYKVNAFTGWLVQKLAITKYVGLPNILAGEELVKEFILDQCEPENLLPAVEKALFDDNSELIERFSEMHRWIKKDADQQAANAVLKLIGKE from the coding sequence GTGGCACTAAAAATCGGCATTGTGGTAGGTGAACTCTCTGGGGATACACTGGGTGAAGGCTTCATGAAGGCTATTCAACAGCGCTACCCTGACGCAGAGTTTGTAGGTATCGGCGGCCCGAAAATGAAAGCACTCGGCTGCAAATCGCTGTTTGATATGGAAGAGTTGGCAGTGATGGGCTTGGTTGAAGTGCTCGGTAGGTTGCCAAGGTTACTCAAAGTAAAGGCAGAACTGGTTAAGCATTTTAAAGCTGATCCACCGGATGTGTTTATCGGGATAGATGCACCTGACTTTAACCTAAGACTTGAGAAAACGCTCAAGGATGCAGGCATCAAGACCGTGCACTATGTCAGCCCATCAGTATGGGCTTGGCGGCCAAAACGCATCTTCAAAATTGATGCGGCGACAGACCTAGTGCTGGCATTTTTGCCATTTGAAAAAGCCTTCTACGATAAGTATCAAGTGGCCTGTGAGTTTGTTGGACATACTCTTGCTGACGCTATTCCTATGATCTCAGATAAGATGGTCGCTCGTCAGATGTTAGCGCTTGAACCAAATAAGCACTGGCTGGCGGTGTTGCCGGGCAGTCGTGGTGGTGAAGTAGGGCTTATCTCGCAACCTTTTATCGAGACTTGCCGCCAGCTTAAAGCCAAACACCCCGATGTAGGCTTCGTTGTTGCTGCAGTGAATAGTAAGCGACGTGAACAGTTTGAGCAAATTTGGCAACAAATGGCACCTGAACTTGAGTTTACTATCGTAGAAGACACCGCACGCCAAGTGATCACAGCATCTGATGCGGTATTACTTGCTTCTGGTACCGTGTCATTGGAGTGCATGTTGATCAAGCGCCCTATGGTGATTGGTTATAAAGTAAATGCCTTCACTGGTTGGCTGGTGCAAAAGCTAGCGATTACCAAGTATGTGGGTTTGCCAAATATTTTAGCGGGTGAAGAGCTAGTCAAAGAGTTCATCCTTGACCAATGTGAACCTGAAAACCTACTACCTGCTGTCGAAAAAGCGCTATTTGATGATAATAGTGAGCTTATCGAAAGGTTTAGCGAGATGCATCGCTGGATCAAGAAAGACGCCGACCAACAGGCGGCAAATGCTGTATTGAAACTAATTGGAAAAGAGTAA
- the accA gene encoding acetyl-CoA carboxylase carboxyl transferase subunit alpha, with protein MHMNFLEFEKPIAELEAKIEALRDVSRHGGETAVDLDKEIEQLENKSLELKKKIFSDLGAWQVAQLARHPQRPYTLDYIEHVFTEFDELAGDRHYADDKAIVGGMARLDGRPVMVIGHQKGRETKEKVIRNFGMPKPEGYRKALRLMEMAERFNMPIITFIDTAGAYPGVGAEERGQSEAIAQNLKVMAGLKVPVICNVVGEGGSGGALAIGVGDYVNMLQYSTYSVISPEGCASILWRDSDKAPQAAEAMGLIAPRLKELELIDQIIEEPLGGAHRDPIQMAANMKATLLAQLDELAPLDNETLLERRYQRLMSYGYC; from the coding sequence ATTCACATGAACTTTCTTGAATTTGAAAAGCCAATCGCAGAGCTGGAAGCAAAAATTGAAGCACTACGTGACGTTTCTCGTCACGGCGGTGAAACTGCGGTGGATCTTGATAAAGAAATCGAGCAGCTAGAAAACAAAAGCCTAGAACTTAAAAAGAAAATCTTTAGTGACCTAGGTGCTTGGCAAGTGGCGCAGTTAGCGCGTCATCCTCAACGTCCTTATACGCTAGATTACATCGAACATGTCTTTACAGAGTTTGATGAGCTAGCAGGTGATCGCCACTACGCAGATGATAAAGCGATCGTTGGTGGTATGGCACGTCTTGATGGTCGTCCAGTGATGGTTATTGGTCATCAAAAAGGTCGTGAGACCAAAGAGAAAGTGATTCGTAACTTTGGTATGCCAAAGCCAGAAGGCTACCGTAAAGCCCTGCGCCTAATGGAAATGGCAGAGCGTTTTAACATGCCAATCATAACTTTCATCGATACCGCAGGTGCATACCCAGGTGTTGGCGCAGAAGAGCGTGGCCAGTCTGAAGCCATTGCACAAAACCTAAAAGTAATGGCAGGTCTTAAAGTGCCAGTTATCTGTAACGTTGTCGGTGAAGGCGGTTCTGGTGGTGCTCTGGCGATTGGTGTGGGTGACTACGTGAACATGCTTCAGTACTCGACTTACTCGGTGATCTCACCGGAAGGTTGTGCTTCTATCCTATGGCGTGATTCAGATAAAGCGCCACAGGCGGCAGAAGCGATGGGTCTGATTGCCCCACGTCTTAAAGAACTAGAGCTGATTGACCAAATCATTGAAGAGCCACTGGGCGGTGCACATCGTGACCCAATTCAGATGGCAGCAAACATGAAAGCAACGCTATTGGCACAGCTTGATGAGCTTGCGCCTCTTGATAACGAGACGCTGCTAGAGCGCCGTTACCAACGCCTAATGAGCTATGGTTACTGCTGA
- the dnaE gene encoding DNA polymerase III subunit alpha, whose amino-acid sequence MSDPRFIHLRVHSDFSMVDGLSKVPPLVKKAAELGMPAMALTDFTNLCGLVKFYNTATGCGVKPIIGADFALQSEQFSDELTKVTVLAADNKGYNNLTLLISEAYLRGHVQHQPVVDKEWLAKHNEGLIILSGGRRGEIGQALLKGNQGLALECADFYQQHFPDRFYLELTRTGRADEESYLHFALDFAEQCELPVVATNEVVLLDEDQFDAHEIRVAIHDGYTLEDPRRPKNYSNQQYLRTEEEMCELFADIPEALENSVEIAKRCNVTVRLNEYFLPAFPTEGMEETDFLVKKSEEGLEERLEFLFPDEKERLERRPEYDERLKVELEVINNMGFPGYFLIVMEFIQWSKDNDIPVGPGRGSGAGSLVAYALKITDLDPLEYDLLFERFLNPERVSMPDFDVDFCMDKRDQVIDHVAEMYGRDAVSQIITFGTMAAKAVIRDVGRVLGHPYGFVDRISKLVPPDPGMTLDKAFKAEPQLPELYDSNEEVKELIDMCRILEGCTRNAGKHAGGVVISPTTITDFAPIYADAEGNFPVTQFDKNDVETAGLVKFDFLGLRTLTIIDWALGLINPRLEKEGKAPVRIESIPLDDDASFRLLQNSETTAVFQLESRGMKELIKRLQPDCFEDIIALVALFRPGPLQSGMVDNFIDRKHGREAVSYPDEQWQHESLKEILEPTYGIILYQEQVMQIAQVLSGYTLGGADMLRRAMGKKKPEEMAKQRATFEEGAVNNGVDGELAMKIFDLVEKFAGYGFNKSHSAAYALVSYQTLWLKMHYPAEFMAAVMTADMDNTEKVVGLVDECIRMKLTVLPPDINSGLYRFNVDEDGAIVYGIGAIKGVGEGPIEAIIEARNKDGYFKDLFDFCARIDLKKVNKRVIEKLILAGALDRLGPHRAAMMASLDDAVKAASQYHQAEAFGQADMFGVLTEAPEEVEQKYIQVPAWPEKVWLEGERETLGLYLTGHPINEYLKELGKYTNCRLKDAQPTRRDQSVTVAGLVIAARVMTTKRGTRIGLMTLDDRSGRMEVMLFSDALEKYAELLETDKIVTVSGQVSFDDFNGGLKMSAREVMDLGSAREKYARSLSVTIRQEQIGQDFFDQFSRILEPHRAGTVPVNVYYQRNDARAKIALGTEWRVTPADKLLDELKQLLGKGQVELEFN is encoded by the coding sequence ATGTCTGACCCTAGATTTATCCATCTACGAGTACATAGTGATTTCTCTATGGTAGATGGACTGTCAAAAGTCCCACCGTTAGTTAAAAAAGCTGCTGAGCTGGGCATGCCAGCGATGGCGCTGACCGACTTTACCAACCTATGTGGTTTGGTGAAGTTCTATAACACTGCCACCGGATGCGGTGTGAAGCCGATCATCGGTGCAGATTTTGCCTTGCAGTCAGAGCAGTTTAGTGACGAGCTGACCAAGGTGACAGTGCTAGCGGCAGACAACAAAGGTTATAACAACCTGACGTTATTGATCTCTGAAGCTTACCTGCGTGGTCACGTGCAGCATCAACCTGTGGTGGATAAGGAGTGGCTAGCCAAGCACAACGAAGGTCTGATTATCCTTTCTGGTGGTCGCCGTGGTGAGATTGGTCAGGCACTACTGAAAGGCAACCAAGGGCTAGCACTAGAGTGTGCGGATTTCTATCAGCAGCACTTCCCAGATCGCTTTTATCTAGAGCTAACCCGCACAGGCCGTGCTGACGAAGAGAGCTACTTGCACTTTGCGCTTGATTTTGCTGAGCAATGCGAGCTGCCAGTAGTTGCCACTAATGAGGTGGTGCTGCTTGATGAAGATCAGTTCGACGCTCACGAAATCCGTGTAGCAATCCATGACGGTTACACCTTAGAAGACCCTCGTCGACCAAAAAACTATAGTAATCAGCAGTATCTGCGCACTGAAGAAGAGATGTGTGAGCTATTTGCCGACATCCCAGAAGCGCTAGAGAACAGTGTCGAGATCGCCAAGCGTTGTAACGTGACGGTGCGTCTTAACGAATACTTCCTGCCTGCCTTCCCAACCGAAGGTATGGAAGAGACTGACTTCTTGGTTAAGAAATCGGAAGAAGGTCTGGAGGAGCGTCTAGAGTTCCTATTCCCTGACGAAAAAGAGCGCCTAGAGCGTCGTCCAGAGTATGATGAACGCCTCAAGGTTGAGCTGGAAGTAATCAATAACATGGGATTCCCAGGTTACTTCTTGATCGTAATGGAGTTCATCCAATGGTCAAAAGATAACGATATTCCTGTAGGTCCGGGACGTGGTTCGGGTGCAGGTTCGCTAGTGGCGTATGCACTCAAGATCACCGATCTTGATCCACTAGAATACGATCTGCTCTTCGAACGTTTCCTTAACCCAGAACGTGTCTCCATGCCCGATTTCGATGTCGATTTCTGTATGGATAAACGTGATCAGGTAATCGATCACGTCGCTGAGATGTACGGTCGTGATGCGGTATCGCAGATCATCACCTTTGGTACCATGGCGGCGAAAGCGGTTATCCGTGATGTAGGCCGTGTGCTAGGTCACCCTTATGGCTTTGTTGATCGTATTTCTAAGCTAGTACCGCCAGATCCGGGCATGACGCTGGACAAAGCGTTTAAAGCTGAGCCTCAGCTGCCAGAGCTCTACGACTCCAACGAGGAAGTCAAAGAGTTGATCGACATGTGTCGTATCTTGGAAGGCTGTACCCGTAACGCCGGTAAACACGCCGGTGGTGTTGTTATCTCACCAACCACCATTACCGACTTTGCGCCGATCTACGCCGATGCCGAGGGTAACTTCCCGGTAACTCAGTTTGATAAGAACGATGTTGAAACCGCAGGTCTAGTTAAGTTCGACTTCTTGGGTCTACGTACCCTGACCATCATCGACTGGGCACTAGGTCTGATTAACCCTCGCCTTGAGAAAGAGGGCAAAGCGCCAGTGCGTATCGAGTCAATTCCACTCGATGATGATGCCTCGTTCCGATTACTACAGAACTCAGAAACCACTGCGGTATTCCAGCTCGAATCACGTGGTATGAAGGAGCTTATCAAACGTCTGCAACCTGACTGTTTTGAAGATATTATCGCACTGGTAGCCCTGTTCCGTCCGGGCCCGCTGCAATCGGGTATGGTAGATAACTTTATCGACCGTAAGCACGGCCGTGAAGCGGTATCTTATCCAGATGAACAGTGGCAGCACGAATCACTCAAAGAGATCCTTGAACCTACTTACGGCATTATCCTCTATCAGGAGCAGGTAATGCAGATCGCACAGGTACTGTCAGGCTACACCCTAGGTGGAGCGGATATGTTACGTCGTGCGATGGGTAAGAAGAAGCCAGAAGAGATGGCCAAACAGCGTGCGACGTTCGAAGAAGGGGCCGTAAATAACGGCGTCGATGGCGAGCTGGCTATGAAGATCTTCGACCTAGTAGAGAAGTTCGCAGGTTACGGCTTTAACAAATCTCACTCAGCCGCTTATGCACTGGTTTCTTACCAGACGCTATGGCTGAAGATGCACTACCCAGCTGAGTTCATGGCAGCGGTAATGACCGCCGATATGGACAACACCGAGAAGGTGGTTGGTCTGGTGGATGAGTGTATCCGCATGAAACTTACAGTGCTTCCGCCGGATATCAACTCAGGGCTGTACCGATTCAACGTTGATGAAGATGGTGCGATTGTCTACGGTATCGGTGCGATCAAAGGGGTAGGTGAAGGCCCAATCGAAGCGATCATCGAAGCACGCAATAAAGATGGCTACTTTAAAGATCTATTCGACTTCTGTGCACGAATCGACCTGAAGAAGGTCAATAAGCGTGTTATCGAAAAGCTTATCCTAGCGGGGGCATTGGATCGCCTTGGCCCGCACCGAGCGGCAATGATGGCATCACTCGATGATGCTGTAAAAGCGGCAAGTCAGTACCACCAAGCTGAAGCCTTTGGTCAGGCGGATATGTTTGGGGTGTTGACCGAAGCACCTGAAGAAGTTGAACAAAAGTATATCCAAGTACCTGCGTGGCCTGAGAAAGTTTGGCTGGAAGGGGAGCGTGAAACCCTAGGCCTTTATTTGACCGGGCACCCAATTAATGAATATCTTAAGGAACTTGGTAAGTATACCAATTGTCGACTTAAGGACGCTCAGCCGACAAGGCGCGATCAATCGGTCACTGTGGCTGGCCTTGTTATCGCCGCAAGAGTGATGACCACTAAACGCGGCACTCGTATCGGTCTCATGACACTGGATGACCGTTCGGGGCGTATGGAGGTGATGCTGTTCTCAGATGCGTTAGAAAAGTATGCGGAACTGCTCGAAACCGATAAAATTGTTACAGTTTCTGGACAGGTCAGCTTTGATGACTTCAACGGTGGCCTTAAAATGTCGGCTCGCGAAGTTATGGACCTTGGCAGTGCACGTGAGAAATATGCACGCAGCTTATCGGTCACCATCCGCCAAGAGCAGATCGGTCAAGACTTCTTTGACCAATTTAGCCGAATTTTAGAACCTCATCGGGCAGGTACTGTGCCGGTGAACGTTTATTATCAGCGCAATGATGCGCGAGCGAAGATCGCACTGGGGACCGAATGGCGTGTTACCCCAGCGGATAAATTGCTAGACGAATTAAAGCAGTTGCTTGGTAAAGGCCAAGTTGAACTCGAATTTAACTAA
- a CDS encoding endonuclease/exonuclease/phosphatase family protein encodes MKKSIAVSSAALLCAALVGYFTVFSVPDKPELVLLDKEQHQVEEKVCFQNATDAERAIDQDGQINLLVWNIYKQNRSNWAEVLGELSQDKSLVLLQEASITEDFNQWLKQYQWASSHVSAFKALDTSAGVLNLSRQLPIQACAFTQKEPWLQLPKSGLYAVYSLSNGQSLAVVNIHAVNFTVGTVEFSQQITALRNAIGQHKGPIIIAGDFNAWSEERTRTMYQLMASLTMKEVELSPDNRTRFVSGYALDYVFYRGLTVKTAKAPETDASDHNPLLVEFTIR; translated from the coding sequence ATGAAAAAGTCGATTGCAGTATCGAGTGCAGCGCTATTGTGCGCAGCCTTAGTTGGCTATTTCACGGTATTTAGCGTACCAGATAAACCTGAGTTGGTATTGCTTGATAAAGAGCAGCATCAAGTGGAAGAGAAGGTCTGTTTTCAGAACGCTACTGATGCTGAGCGAGCGATCGATCAAGACGGCCAAATCAACCTGCTCGTGTGGAACATATATAAGCAAAACCGAAGTAACTGGGCTGAAGTTTTGGGTGAGCTGAGCCAAGACAAGAGTTTGGTGCTGCTGCAGGAGGCGAGCATTACAGAAGACTTTAACCAATGGCTAAAGCAGTATCAGTGGGCAAGTAGCCACGTGAGTGCATTTAAAGCCCTTGATACCAGCGCAGGAGTGTTGAATCTATCTCGTCAGCTCCCAATTCAGGCCTGTGCATTTACCCAAAAAGAACCCTGGTTGCAACTCCCTAAATCGGGCTTATACGCTGTGTATTCGCTGAGCAATGGACAAAGTCTTGCGGTGGTGAACATTCATGCGGTGAACTTTACCGTAGGCACTGTTGAGTTCTCGCAGCAGATCACCGCCCTTCGTAACGCCATTGGTCAGCATAAAGGGCCAATCATCATCGCAGGTGATTTCAATGCATGGAGTGAAGAGCGCACGCGCACCATGTATCAACTGATGGCGAGCTTGACGATGAAAGAAGTAGAGTTGTCACCAGATAACCGAACTCGGTTTGTCTCAGGGTATGCGCTAGATTACGTCTTTTATCGTGGCTTAACAGTAAAAACAGCAAAGGCACCTGAAACAGATGCCTCCGATCATAATCCACTGCTGGTGGAGTTCACTATACGCTAA
- the glnB gene encoding nitrogen regulatory protein P-II: MKKIEAIIKPFKLDDVREALADVGITGMTVSEVKGFGRQKGHTELYRGAEYMVDFLPKVKLEIVVTEDVAEKCVDTIIETSQTGKIGDGKIFVTDVERVVRIRTGEEDEDAI, translated from the coding sequence ATGAAAAAAATTGAAGCCATTATTAAGCCGTTTAAGCTTGATGACGTGCGTGAAGCACTTGCAGATGTGGGCATCACAGGTATGACGGTTTCTGAAGTTAAGGGCTTTGGCCGTCAGAAGGGTCATACTGAGTTATATCGTGGTGCGGAATACATGGTAGATTTCCTGCCTAAAGTGAAGCTAGAAATCGTTGTTACTGAAGATGTTGCAGAGAAATGTGTTGATACCATCATCGAGACATCTCAAACGGGCAAAATTGGTGACGGCAAAATCTTTGTTACCGACGTCGAGCGCGTAGTGCGCATCCGTACTGGTGAAGAAGACGAAGACGCAATCTAA
- the rnhB gene encoding ribonuclease HII: MAKAPAKELPPFEYPAGFSCFAGVDEVGRGPLVGDVVTAAVILDPNNPIEGLSDSKKLSEKKRLALFPEIKEKALAWAIGRCSPAEIDELNILQATMVAMQRAVAGLGVTPDYVLIDGNRVPELPMAGEAVVKGDLRVAEISAASILAKVVRDHEMEELDKQHPEFGFAKHKGYPTKAHFEAIEQHGVIAEHRKSFKPVKRALGIE; encoded by the coding sequence ATGGCAAAAGCACCTGCAAAAGAACTTCCACCCTTTGAATATCCGGCAGGATTTAGCTGCTTTGCGGGTGTCGATGAAGTAGGTCGTGGCCCATTGGTTGGGGATGTGGTGACCGCCGCGGTTATCCTTGACCCTAATAACCCGATAGAAGGGTTATCGGATTCGAAGAAGCTATCTGAGAAAAAGCGTTTGGCACTATTCCCTGAGATTAAAGAGAAAGCTCTTGCTTGGGCTATCGGTCGCTGCTCACCAGCAGAGATTGATGAGCTCAACATCCTTCAGGCGACTATGGTGGCGATGCAACGTGCCGTTGCTGGCCTTGGCGTCACTCCAGATTATGTGCTAATCGATGGTAACCGTGTTCCAGAGCTGCCAATGGCAGGGGAAGCGGTAGTTAAAGGTGATTTACGTGTGGCTGAGATCAGCGCTGCATCTATCTTGGCAAAAGTCGTGCGTGACCATGAGATGGAGGAGCTGGATAAACAGCACCCAGAGTTTGGATTTGCAAAACACAAAGGTTACCCAACCAAGGCACATTTTGAAGCTATTGAGCAACATGGCGTCATCGCTGAGCACAGAAAGAGCTTTAAGCCCGTGAAACGTGCTTTGGGTATTGAGTAG
- the tilS gene encoding tRNA lysidine(34) synthetase TilS has translation MFVLFDHFCQQVLTHRQPESRIVLALSGGVDSRVLLDLLARFREAHPQQKVSAVHVHHGLSVNADIWLEKCREWCSEANIDFACHRVSLDLQGDSVEQAAREARYSVLKQHLAEGDLLMTGQHSGDQLETVLLALKRGSGPKGLSAMAEMMPLEQGYLFRPLLSVSRENIESYAKQHALEWVEDESNKDTRYDRNFLRQQIVPTLKARWPSIENTIARSALLCAQQEQLLSELLADKLEQCVAQDSSLIIDALIPLSENMRLQLIRLWLDKLGVRMPSSRQLALVWPQVAMAQQDANPCLNLNQGELRRFEQRIYYIGAWQDVSQWQAQLSLDTPLLLPDGLGRLSLERCSEVSSLGLMLPTDGQPITVHFEPQGLSATPLERAHSRKLKKLFQEYGVPSWQRRRLPIVMYGDQVAAIAGLFVSKKFSGRECELIWVKNY, from the coding sequence GTGTTTGTGCTATTTGACCATTTTTGCCAGCAGGTATTAACCCATCGCCAACCAGAGAGTCGTATTGTATTAGCGCTCAGTGGCGGTGTTGACTCCCGAGTCTTGCTTGATTTGCTGGCTAGGTTTCGTGAAGCGCATCCGCAGCAGAAGGTGAGCGCTGTCCATGTGCACCATGGTTTGAGTGTTAACGCAGATATTTGGCTAGAAAAGTGTCGTGAATGGTGCTCAGAAGCCAACATCGATTTTGCTTGTCATCGTGTTAGCTTGGATCTTCAAGGGGATAGCGTTGAGCAAGCGGCAAGAGAGGCTCGGTACAGCGTTTTGAAACAGCACCTTGCTGAGGGTGATTTGCTAATGACGGGACAGCACAGTGGTGATCAACTAGAAACCGTGTTGCTTGCGCTCAAGCGAGGTAGCGGCCCTAAAGGATTATCAGCCATGGCTGAAATGATGCCGCTTGAACAAGGCTATCTTTTCCGCCCACTGCTATCAGTCAGCCGAGAAAACATCGAGTCTTATGCCAAGCAACACGCTCTTGAGTGGGTAGAAGATGAGAGCAATAAAGACACTCGTTACGATAGGAATTTCTTACGTCAGCAAATTGTGCCGACACTAAAAGCACGCTGGCCTTCGATTGAAAATACAATCGCTCGGAGTGCCCTACTATGCGCTCAGCAAGAGCAGCTTTTGTCAGAACTGTTAGCTGACAAGTTAGAGCAGTGCGTCGCCCAAGACTCAAGTTTGATTATTGATGCCTTGATACCACTGTCTGAAAACATGCGTCTTCAACTGATCCGTTTATGGCTAGATAAGCTTGGGGTACGCATGCCATCTTCTCGCCAGTTAGCTTTGGTCTGGCCTCAGGTCGCCATGGCTCAGCAAGATGCTAATCCGTGTCTTAATCTCAATCAAGGTGAACTAAGGCGCTTTGAGCAGCGTATATACTATATCGGTGCGTGGCAGGATGTCAGTCAATGGCAAGCGCAGCTAAGCTTAGACACCCCATTGTTATTACCTGACGGTTTAGGACGCTTGTCATTGGAGCGTTGCAGTGAGGTGAGTTCACTGGGGCTAATGTTACCGACCGATGGGCAACCCATAACCGTGCATTTTGAGCCGCAAGGTTTGAGCGCCACACCTTTAGAGCGTGCGCATAGTCGTAAACTCAAGAAGCTGTTTCAAGAGTATGGCGTACCAAGTTGGCAGAGAAGACGTTTGCCAATTGTGATGTATGGCGACCAAGTGGCTGCAATCGCAGGTCTATTTGTCTCAAAAAAATTTAGCGGCCGAGAATGTGAGCTTATTTGGGTTAAAAATTATTAA
- a CDS encoding LysM peptidoglycan-binding domain-containing protein: protein MRAKYAWVLALFLTGCQMTQTEHGSPQPEPTPDPKQPATEQVASNKTAPSKKAAKPVVEVTPQSQQDVWQRIAMQLEMPIPDHKKVDYYRTWYIKHPNHLKTVAKRAEPFLYLITTKIEERGLPLELALLPIVESSFDPFAYSHGSAAGLWQFVPATGKAYGLEQNFWYDGRRDVEAATDAALDFLESLNKRFEGNWNHAIAAYNSGGGRVSSAIRANRKAGKPIDFFSLSLPKETSGYVPKLLALADLVANQEKYQIEIPAIANKPVLEQVNPNEQLDLAIAAKYAGMSVKELQGLNPAYNQWATSPEGPHHLLLPMDKVAQFNKAVEDNRGKGMKLVRYKVKSGDTLSVLAQRNNTTTKVIQAANGLKGHNIRVGQQLLIPTSVQDEKLYSLSADNRLAKTQQTSRGKFKLTHTVASGDSLWSIARANKVSHQSLAKWNGMGPKDTLRIGQKLVIWKDGSDGAIIRTVVYQVRSGDTISGIASKFKVRSNDIVKWNALQKKKYLQPGQKLKLYVDVTKVSV, encoded by the coding sequence ATGAGAGCAAAATACGCTTGGGTGCTGGCGCTGTTTTTAACCGGCTGTCAGATGACCCAAACCGAACATGGTTCCCCTCAACCAGAACCAACCCCAGATCCGAAACAACCTGCAACTGAGCAGGTGGCTAGCAACAAAACTGCTCCTTCTAAGAAAGCCGCTAAGCCTGTGGTAGAAGTGACTCCCCAGTCACAGCAAGACGTTTGGCAACGCATCGCCATGCAACTTGAAATGCCTATTCCAGACCATAAAAAGGTCGACTACTACCGCACTTGGTACATCAAGCACCCTAACCACTTAAAAACGGTGGCAAAACGTGCCGAACCTTTTCTTTACTTGATCACCACCAAAATCGAAGAACGTGGCCTGCCTCTAGAGCTTGCTCTATTGCCGATCGTCGAAAGTTCGTTTGACCCATTTGCCTACTCACACGGCAGCGCCGCAGGTCTATGGCAGTTTGTGCCAGCTACGGGTAAGGCCTACGGTCTTGAGCAAAACTTCTGGTACGATGGCCGCCGTGATGTGGAAGCTGCGACAGATGCCGCACTTGATTTCCTAGAGTCGCTCAACAAACGCTTTGAAGGTAACTGGAACCACGCCATTGCCGCCTACAACAGTGGTGGTGGTCGAGTCTCAAGTGCCATTCGTGCTAACCGTAAAGCAGGCAAACCGATTGACTTTTTCTCACTATCTTTGCCAAAAGAGACCAGCGGTTATGTGCCTAAATTACTGGCATTGGCTGACTTAGTCGCCAACCAAGAAAAATACCAAATTGAGATCCCAGCGATCGCAAACAAGCCTGTACTGGAGCAAGTTAATCCTAACGAACAGTTAGATTTGGCGATTGCTGCTAAATACGCAGGCATGAGCGTCAAAGAGCTGCAAGGCCTTAACCCAGCCTACAACCAGTGGGCTACCTCGCCTGAAGGGCCTCACCACCTGTTACTGCCGATGGACAAAGTGGCTCAATTTAACAAAGCGGTTGAAGATAATCGTGGTAAAGGAATGAAGCTGGTTCGCTACAAAGTGAAGTCCGGCGATACCTTAAGTGTCTTGGCGCAGCGTAACAATACAACCACTAAAGTGATCCAAGCAGCAAACGGCCTAAAAGGGCACAACATTCGTGTTGGACAACAGCTACTGATCCCTACCTCGGTGCAAGATGAGAAGCTGTACTCCTTAAGCGCAGATAATCGCTTAGCCAAAACTCAGCAAACTTCCCGTGGCAAGTTCAAGCTGACTCATACCGTTGCCTCTGGTGATAGCTTGTGGTCAATTGCTCGTGCCAATAAAGTCTCTCATCAATCTTTGGCGAAATGGAACGGCATGGGACCAAAAGATACCTTGCGTATCGGTCAAAAGCTGGTGATTTGGAAAGATGGTAGCGACGGCGCAATTATCCGTACTGTGGTGTATCAAGTACGTTCAGGCGACACCATCAGTGGCATCGCCTCGAAATTTAAAGTTCGCTCTAATGACATCGTGAAGTGGAATGCGCTGCAGAAGAAGAAATATCTGCAACCGGGGCAAAAGCTCAAGCTCTACGTAGACGTCACTAAAGTTAGCGTATAG